The genomic region GGTGGTAACTCTGATACACACTTGGCTCTGTCTTTCAAGTGAGACAAATATGCACATACGAAAGCCGATTTCCAGTGCAAAATTAACTGTGGGACTGTATATACTGCTGCATTTTAGGTTCATAGAATACTCTCCGTTAATCTGACAGTAAGGGCAAGGAGTCTGATATAATTGCTCCTCCACAGTCATTTCATCTGGGGTAAATTGAGTTAGTCGTGAGTGAACCGGCCCGGGGCAGGCAATAGGAATATACCCGGCTAAAGGGTATCTAACAAGTTGTCTGCAGAATCGGGTCTTCCTGAAGTCTGTTTTTCCGAAGTTCAGATCCAAAAACTCAgatccaaaaaaaaaagttcagatCCAAAAACTGGTTGAACAAGAAGAGTGATAAAAAGCTTGGCAAGATATGCCTCAGAGAAAACGTTTTAATCTTCGATTCTCCAGCACCAACCTCGTGGAGTTGTTGCACTGAGGCAAGGACATAATAACAAATAGCATATTACAATAATAGGAGCGGAGAGAAATTGAGTAGGGTGGCTTGGGGTTAAACGCCTCTCTGGGTTAACCCCCCGCCCTTCCACACATTCCTTGGCAACCAAGGAATGTgtggaacattttatttccacacaTTCCCTTGTTGCCACTACTCTTGTTCATCTAGAAAATGTTGTCGAATCATCTCAACTGATCAAGCAATTCCACCAAAACGATTATGACATCAGTTGATCTTATTTCttgtcatttagaaaacattgtcatgtgATGTGATGAAGTTAAACCTATAAACTGATTTTTGATGTCAATAGGAAGGTCTTAGGCTAAGTTATCCAATTCTTCAGATaaaaattagaatacttttTTATAGCAATCCTATTTTTCCCCAGGGGGTATTTTACCCCTGAgaatatattggcaatatataacaaaattataacaaaGAATGTGCTGAAATATAACAAAGGTTCAAGATATAGCCTAATGTAAGTCGTTTTTAGATAAATGGCTAGTTTACTGACCATATATTAACATCTAATATAATAGGCCTATCAAATGGCGTTGTTGAATGAATTGCTCAGTATTAttgatttattgtttttaacttGATACTTTCACACGgtttacaaaacatatttaaaaatagtcatcaaaagttatttgaaattgtaataaatgttatacatagaattttgcctttggatattggaatgtgcaatatcaGGATTAAAATTGGTTTTGTTAACTCGCTTAAATACTGCTATCAAGattgaaatattttcaatggtatTGATTACACTGATAGAATGATTTTGATACCTAAATATGGAACATTGCTTTTTTGAGTCCGAAAATACATATTTCCCTTCTAATCTGGGCGGCGTTTCCCCCCAAGTTTGCCTACATTCTACCCAGTATACATACAATTGTAGGCAACATTTTACTTATGGTGTGTTTTGttatactattttattttattgtatttgatatcttatttttttatgaagtaGTTCATTGTTTTGTAATATGAATgggtctttttttttaacatgcgCTAGTCTTtctcacattttatttctcaacTAGGCGAAACCATTTGAAATGCGCTTGCTGGAAGAAATGTGCTCCCTAAAGAATCTGATttgatcaccccccccccccccccccccccccccacttatTGTACCTTAAGCTGAGAATGAGTTGAGCAATGGCAGACAAGTTGTGCAAGTCGCGTTGCAGTATACtcattattattactacacaAGATACGACTGAAAATATGTAGTGCGTCAAAATAGTAGCCTTGACCTATGAACCGGATCAGGAGAATGCAAGACAGTCACAAGTCTTTTACCTGCTCACATTATACAGAGCCTGTAGGCCTTTATGATTGATCAGTAATCACAGAAATGTATTGGGGATCCCAAATTAGTAAAACATCTCTGAAGGATTGTTTAATGTATAGCCATCTTAAGAAGGCACTCTAGGGTTTTGTGCACAATAAGTTTGTTTGGAATACCGGACAAAGTTGCTGTCTCTGGTCAATGTATCCACCTGCAAAATTGTTGGACTCTAGCCCTGTAATGCCTTAAGATGCAGTCTGCTACATTTggaattaacaaaatgttttttaaaacatatgtaaGATGATGTTTTCTGCATAATCTGTAAGTAGAGTGACAATGGCCATGAAATATCAAGTATGAAAGCGAATGGTTTTGATGACGTCTGCCCATACAGTACCCTGTCTAAGGTTTTGACACACCTAcgcattcaagggtatttctttatttttacaattttctcATTGTAGAAGAATTGTTACAgtcaaaaatatgaaataacacatggaacaAATTAAAGTTAACAGCCTCAGAAATCgacaattaactgcacctcagattgcagcccaagtAAATGCTTCACGTAGTTCTAGGATTatacacatctcaacatcaactgtccaGAGGAGACTGCATGAATCACGTTAATGGTTAAATTGCTGTAAGGAAACCTCTACTGAAGGACTTCGacaataagaagagacttgcggGGGCAAAAAACACAAGTAATGGACATTCGATTGGTGGAAATCTGACCTTTGGTCTGATTAGTCCAATTTTGAGATTTTTTTGCTTTCGACGGCCATGTCCTTATGATATGCGGAATCTGTAGACGGATGGTCTTTGTGTGTGGGATACTCACCGTGAAGCAGGGTGGAGGTGTGATAGGGTGGGGTGCTTTGCAGGTGAAACTGTTGGGGATTCATTTAGAATTCATGGTGCACACAACCAGCATTATGCAGTGATATGCCATCCCATATGGTTTGTGCTTTGTGGGAGCAGCATTTGTtcttcaacaggacaatgacctcaaACTGTTGGataagcattccaggtgaccgCCAattaagctggttgagagaatgcaaagattgTGAAAGCTGTcgtcaaggcaaagggtggccaCTATATgaagtgtattttattttcatctatttaacagttttttgggttgctacatgattcaaTGTGTGTTCTTTCATAGTTTTAATGTCaacactattattctacaatgtggaaaatggtaaTACCcctgaatgagtaggtgtgtgcCAACTTTTGACTGTATGACATAGTATACAGTTTTAGGGGACCCGTTAAAGAGCAATACTTAATAAGCGCAAAACTTAATGATCGTATTTACGAAATTACGAGGTTGTATGAAGGCAGCCTGGCATATGCGGACATGGAATGGCTGGCCCCTCCCGACACGTTTTCTTAATTTAGTCAAGGTTACAAAAGAGCTGTAACTCTGTTAACCAATTAGACTTTACGCATTGCCTACGTCGGccaattaatgttaatattcaTGACGGCAAAGAAAAAGAGCACCTATCAGAGCGCGTTGTACATTTTCTCTGGAGGTGCGGTTTCTTCTGTACATATTTTGTTCTATTTTGATATTTGGTTCGtactcttaaaataaaatgttcttctcTGTTACATTGTAATATTTAGTCCTATCGTGATTTCACTGTCTCGTGAAGGATAAGATTGTTTCACGGGAAGGATATTTTTATACGGTAACCTAGCCCGGGCTTCCTTGTTGACAGCCTGTCTTTAAATTATTGCGCACCCTATATCCAGCAAAAATGTCTGCAGAGCCGATCACCACCACACTAGAAACAACCATGGGTGCACGAGGTGCGTTTCCCGTGGTTTTGAAGAAGATAATGGAAATGCCCCCGCCGGTTTTACTGGAGGGCGATGATGGTAAGTCTAGATTATTCGTGGTGTCACGGTTGCACGCACTGTTTGCTATAGGCTACGAACTGAGAAGATTGAAGAGGCATAATATTTAGAGTATAAGAGGAATGTGTTATGGAGTAAATTAATATAGAATCAAACCATTCTAACTCCATTATctttaatatatacatttcagaaagcaTCATTGGGCAGTGTCAGTTCAGAACAAAGATAGTTTTGAACTCTTTAAGTGTTGTTTTACTGTTCCCATTGTTGCCCTCAGGGCACGATTGTAATGGGACTCTGGtttcccttaaaaaaaaaaagttaattacaGGCTTGTTCTCCAGCCTCACTACATCTAAGCTCTTCACCACTCAGTACACAAAACTACTTTTAGTAGGTTTCATAATTGATGTGTCGGGGTCCTCTAACACCAAGTCATAATTAACCGAGTTAAGGGGTTGGAGTCCCATATGGACCACTTATTGTAAACTGCCTTTCCTATACCTGCCATATCTCCACTGGGCCTCCAACCTGTCACAACATTCACCAAATGCTCTTCTGTGTTGCTGTCACAGACAACGACAAGGAGAAGCTGTTAACAGGTGAAAATGTGGATATGGGAGGAGAGAGCGGGATGGGTCCATCGGCTGCCCTAACCCCCGCCATCTGGGACAAGACCATCCCGTACAATGGTGAGACCTTTCACCTGGAGTACATGGACCTGGAGGAGTTCCTTATGGAGAATGGCATTCCCACTTCACCGTCGATCCTGGAAGATGCTCTTAACAAGGAGAATGAAGAGAAGGCAGAGCCCGTTACCACAGTAGCCAATCCGAAGACAGCTCCAGTTGCCCCCGTTGCCCTGCTATCTGTCCTGGAGCTGGACAAttgtgaggaggtggaggtggccACTGTCACCTCTCCTGATATCACAGCCAACACAGGTAAGTTACACCTGTGATATAACTGGAGCTTTATGATTCAGTGGTCTGTTACAGGGTTTTTACATGGATCATTGCACATATAATTACATTGTGTAGCGTGCAGTGCTAGTCACATTGTTTGTGCTTCTGTAGACGGTGCTAAATATTTTAGTTCTAGCTATTTTGAGTGGTCAAGATAACTGTTCAGTGTCAGCTGACCAATAGATGTGGGCTGGACTCCATTGAGGCCATCTTTATGAAATGTAGATGCCTTTCACTTAATGTCTGCCAATTTGTGTCACAAGATCGACTTTATTCTACTCCAGTTCagtacattttaacagggtaCATTGATTCTGGGACAGGACTTGCAGTATTTACAGTCTCACATAACAGAGGGTCCTATTTACATAAACCATACATAAACCAGATTATAGCATTCACCCGTCAACACAGATCGTATACTTGAACATGCCTTCCCTTCCCCAAAGAGGTGGTGACCGACAAGGACAGGCTGACCCCTGAACCGATTGACCCGGAGGAGATTGAGGTGGACGTGAACTTTAACCCGGACCCCACAGACCTGGTTCTGTCCAGCATTCCTGGAGGAGAACTTTTCAACCCACGCAAACACAAGTTCTCAGAAGACGAACTCAAACCACAGCCAATGATCAAGAAGGCTAAGAAAGTGTTTGTACCAGAGGATTCTAAAGTAGGTCAAGGACAGATTTTAAATTCCAAATGGAGAAATTTGATTACTTCATTGAAATTGCCCAGCtccaaaaacacattgtattaaAAGGGTTTCAATGAGTTAATAACCACTGGCTGCATTAAAGCAGTGACATGGAAGAGGCATGGTTAAATCATCAACGTCACTCTCTGGTCTTGCTTTTTCCCCCATTTCAACCTTCTCTTACCTCTTCCTCACCAGGATGAGAAGTACTggcagaggaggaagaagaacaaCGTGGCAGCAAAACGTTCTCGAGATGCACGGCGATTGAAGGAGAACCAGATCACGGTGCGGGCGGCGTTCCTTGAGCGAGAGAACATGGCGTTACGGCAGGAAGTGTCTGAGCTACGGAAAGACTTTGCCCGCAGCAAGAACGTTGTGGCTCGCTATGCTGCCAAATTCGGAGAGCTGTAAGGCACCAAGCACAGGCGACCACCAGTCATAGCAATAGCCAGTCCCTCCATTTTGGCCAGGTCACAATGTAGCTTTATTCTTAGTTTATTGTGGTCATGTGTCATAAATACCCACTATTACTCTAGTCACATTGCCTTCATACCAAACCATGAAAAAGGGACAGGAATTGACTACTGTATGACCTTATAGAAACAGTGCAGGAAAAGTTAAAATGACATCACATTAAGTTGTAAAAAGATGAGCATATTGTTTTACCACTGACATATTAAGTGTTAGAGTTAACCATTCTGTCTTCACCTCTTGTTAACTCCATTTTGTCCTTCTGgtaaatcattttgtttttctcttcttttttttaagtgcGCCGCTGGAAGACCAGTAGAGATGTTgatctattcatttatttttgttatgggtaaaataaataaataaatcaaataccTGAATAGCGGTAGATGGATCAGAAGAAGACAAAGAAGAGGAGTGTGCTTGTGTGGATGAGAGGGAATGATGGTGCCATGTATATATTTTGGAATAATATGTCTGATggtaattgtttattttcattttaaacttgtgCTGGTGAATTTAAGTATTTTGTTAAATGCAATTACTTTCATACTTTTGTACACAGTTGCCTTTCAAAGGCacaatgtttcatattttgaaGGACGATGGTTGGTGGGGTgaagataaataatatttttgttagtacaaattttcttttaatgttatAAGGATTTACAATCTAACCATGACTTGTCTATTAGCAGTTCTGGTTTGCAATTACTTTGCTTCCTAGTTTCCCATTTAACAGTGATAGTTACAGGTCTATATGGTGATGGGTTTTCCATTATTCTATGGCTATTAAGTTCAGGtgttagtttattttttattttttttaaagcacagCAGTATCTGTTGGGAGTTTTAGGCTGGTTATAAAAATGGCTTCATGAAATGACTTTGAACAATATACTTTACTGTGAATCCAATAACTCAAGTTAATCAGGGTATTATTACTTCAGGGTAGTTGATTTATAACCATATTAGTAAGCCCTCAAACACAAATCTCTTCCTCAACATATTAACACTTGTTCCAAACTCTCTGTAATGCTCTTCAGTCTGTTGTCCAGTAGAATTGGATTGTTGTCTTTTAAAGGAACTATATTTTCTCTCCAAGTTCTCATTATTTAGTTTTCTATGAAGATGTGTTTCAAAAGGTTATGTACAGTATAGGATCCACTAATGCATGTAAATAGTAACAGGTATATTTTTTGAGGTCTTctttgttttgaaatatattgacacaatacaaatataaataagtTGACTTGGCATAGCTGGCATAACTGCATTGAAAGTTATGGCTgggatgtttattttgtactaaCTCCATGCAGATAAAGACAGCTTCCAAACTCAATGTTAAAAAAAGgtgacagatgtgtgtgtgtgtgtgtgtgtgtgtgtgtgtgttactatgGAAATGAAAGACAGGAGTTGCtgttaaaacaaaattataatcaaGGACGTTAAGTGTCTTTGGACCACTCAATGCGCTACCCAGTCGTCTTTAAAAGGCAATGCCTTGTGTTAACTATTACCTATCTGACACCAAAAACACATGTCTGGGTTCATGTATTCGGTGTGTTGCtctttgttccttttttttcaGTTAACAAGCCTGCTTTTCACTTTTCTAGTTCCTGCTGATGTAATAACGAAAAAAGAATTGGTTAAAGTGCTTCCTGCTCATGTTTTCTTAAGTATTGcttttttatttggaataaaGATGCATTCAGACTTTGCAattggttgtttttttgttgcaaaaagttaatgctggtacggGCAAGCTGGCTGAGGCAATGTAAGGgtttggacaatgttctgctgggaaaccttgggtcctgccattcatgtggatgttattttgacacttaccacctacctaagcattgttgcagaccatgtgaacactttcatggcaacggtgttccctgatggcattggcctctttcagcaggataatgccctgccacaaagcaaaaatggttcagcaATGGTTCGAGGAACACAACAGTGACTTCAAAGTGTTGACTtgtcctccaaattccccagatctcaatctaatcGATCATCTGTagaatgtgctggacaaacaagtctgatccatggaggcccgaCCTCGCAACTCAtttgctgctaacgtcttggtgccagattccacagaacaccttcagaagtctagtggagtccatgcctcgacaggtcagggctgttttggcggcaaaagggggacatacacaatattaggcaggtggtcttaATGTTAGGGTTGATCGGTGTATGTAGACATGTCACAGTGGGGGGTTTTATGTAGCCACCAGATGGAGGCAAAGTCTTGATCTGACCACCTTTCTCTTCCCCAGGCAAACTTG from Esox lucius isolate fEsoLuc1 chromosome 5, fEsoLuc1.pri, whole genome shotgun sequence harbors:
- the tefa gene encoding TEF transcription factor, PAR bZIP family member a isoform X1, with translation MSSIEIPEIFKALLEGPFTIPTLDNAKMSAEPITTTLETTMGARGAFPVVLKKIMEMPPPVLLEGDDDNDKEKLLTGENVDMGGESGMGPSAALTPAIWDKTIPYNGETFHLEYMDLEEFLMENGIPTSPSILEDALNKENEEKAEPVTTVANPKTAPVAPVALLSVLELDNCEEVEVATVTSPDITANTEVVTDKDRLTPEPIDPEEIEVDVNFNPDPTDLVLSSIPGGELFNPRKHKFSEDELKPQPMIKKAKKVFVPEDSKDEKYWQRRKKNNVAAKRSRDARRLKENQITVRAAFLERENMALRQEVSELRKDFARSKNVVARYAAKFGELAPLEDQ
- the tefa gene encoding TEF transcription factor, PAR bZIP family member a isoform X2, with product MSSIEIPEIFKALLEGPFTIPTLDNDNDKEKLLTGENVDMGGESGMGPSAALTPAIWDKTIPYNGETFHLEYMDLEEFLMENGIPTSPSILEDALNKENEEKAEPVTTVANPKTAPVAPVALLSVLELDNCEEVEVATVTSPDITANTEVVTDKDRLTPEPIDPEEIEVDVNFNPDPTDLVLSSIPGGELFNPRKHKFSEDELKPQPMIKKAKKVFVPEDSKDEKYWQRRKKNNVAAKRSRDARRLKENQITVRAAFLERENMALRQEVSELRKDFARSKNVVARYAAKFGELAPLEDQ